A region from the Arthrobacter gengyunqii genome encodes:
- the hisI gene encoding phosphoribosyl-AMP cyclohydrolase, which yields MPSSISSSDFPSAPGLDPAISAALKRDDAGLVAAVVQQHDTGEVLMLGWMDDEALHRTLTTGRVTFWSRSRQEYWRKGDTSGHVQWVKSVALDCDGDALLVRVDQVGAACHTGTHTCFDGRELPVLAATDAAS from the coding sequence ATGCCTTCCTCAATCTCTTCCTCAGACTTCCCGTCCGCGCCCGGCCTCGATCCCGCGATCAGTGCAGCACTGAAGCGCGACGACGCCGGACTGGTGGCCGCCGTCGTCCAGCAGCACGACACCGGTGAGGTGCTAATGCTCGGCTGGATGGACGACGAGGCGCTGCACCGCACCCTGACCACGGGACGGGTGACCTTCTGGTCCCGCTCACGCCAGGAATACTGGCGCAAGGGCGACACATCCGGGCATGTCCAATGGGTCAAATCCGTGGCCCTGGACTGCGACGGCGATGCCCTCCTGGTCCGCGTGGACCAGGTGGGGGCCGCGTGCCACACCGGAACGCACACCTGCTTTGACGGCCGGGAGCTCCCCGTTCTGGCCGCGACCGACGCCGCCAGCTGA
- a CDS encoding anthranilate synthase component I, giving the protein MQDLGVIRPGLEEFRALAAEHRVVPVHLSVLADAHTPIGIYRKLTAGAPGTFLMESAAAGGVWSRYSFIGASSRATLTTHDGETHWLGEPPTGVPLDGNPVEAVARTIDLLQTERLDGVPPFTSGLVGFVGWETVRHWEKLPNPPVDDLDLPELAMNLVSDMAIHDNSNGTVMLVANAINMDGSDERVDEAWHDAVARVNSMLQRLAEPTPQPVSVLNGGSVDTSTLTDGVKESWPKPEYTKAVQRGKEAIVDGEVFQVVISRRFELDCASDPLDVYRVLRNTNPSPYMYLFNFEDSRGNPFAVVGSSPEALVTVTGSEVITHPIAGSRPRGKTTELDRALAEELLADEKERAEHLMLVDLARNDLSKVCAPGSVDVTQFMEVERFSHIMHLVSTVVGELAPQRSAYDVLAATFPAGTLSGAPKPRALRLLDELEPHRRGIYGGVVGYLDFAGDMDMAIAIRSALLRDGKAFVQAGGGIVADSDLEAEAQETVNKAAAPLRAALIARSLETVAAAPSFSHPQSSEQEVPQ; this is encoded by the coding sequence ATGCAGGATCTTGGAGTTATCCGTCCCGGCCTTGAGGAATTCCGGGCCCTGGCCGCTGAACACCGCGTGGTTCCGGTGCACCTGAGCGTGCTGGCCGACGCCCACACACCCATCGGCATCTATCGCAAGCTCACCGCGGGCGCGCCGGGAACCTTCCTGATGGAATCCGCTGCCGCCGGCGGAGTCTGGTCCCGGTACTCCTTTATTGGCGCCTCCTCCCGCGCCACGCTGACCACGCACGACGGCGAAACGCACTGGCTCGGCGAGCCGCCGACCGGGGTGCCGCTGGACGGAAACCCCGTGGAAGCCGTGGCCCGCACCATTGACCTGCTGCAGACCGAGCGGCTGGACGGCGTGCCGCCGTTCACCTCCGGGCTGGTGGGGTTTGTCGGCTGGGAAACCGTTCGGCACTGGGAAAAACTGCCCAACCCTCCTGTGGATGACCTGGACCTGCCGGAACTGGCCATGAACCTGGTCTCGGACATGGCCATCCACGACAACTCCAACGGCACCGTCATGCTGGTGGCCAACGCCATCAACATGGACGGCTCCGACGAGCGCGTGGACGAAGCTTGGCACGACGCCGTGGCGCGCGTAAATTCCATGCTGCAGCGGCTGGCTGAACCCACCCCGCAGCCGGTCTCCGTGCTGAACGGCGGAAGCGTGGACACCTCCACCCTCACCGACGGCGTCAAGGAATCCTGGCCCAAACCCGAGTACACCAAGGCGGTGCAGCGGGGCAAGGAAGCCATCGTGGACGGCGAAGTGTTCCAGGTGGTCATTTCGCGGCGCTTCGAACTGGACTGCGCGTCGGACCCGCTGGACGTGTACCGGGTGCTGCGCAACACCAACCCGAGCCCGTACATGTACCTGTTCAACTTCGAGGACTCCCGCGGCAACCCGTTCGCCGTCGTCGGCTCCTCGCCCGAAGCCCTGGTGACAGTGACGGGCAGCGAAGTCATCACCCATCCCATCGCCGGCTCCCGGCCGCGCGGCAAGACCACCGAACTGGACCGTGCCCTGGCCGAGGAACTGCTGGCGGACGAAAAGGAACGCGCCGAACACCTGATGCTGGTGGATCTGGCCCGCAACGACCTTTCCAAGGTGTGCGCTCCCGGCAGCGTGGACGTCACGCAGTTCATGGAGGTGGAGCGGTTCAGCCACATCATGCACCTGGTCTCCACCGTGGTCGGTGAACTCGCGCCTCAGCGCAGTGCCTATGACGTGCTGGCTGCAACCTTCCCGGCCGGAACCCTGTCCGGCGCCCCCAAGCCCCGCGCCCTGCGCCTGCTGGACGAGCTGGAGCCGCACCGCCGCGGCATTTACGGCGGCGTTGTCGGCTACCTGGACTTCGCCGGAGACATGGACATGGCCATCGCCATCCGCTCGGCACTGCTGCGCGACGGCAAAGCTTTTGTCCAGGCGGGCGGCGGCATCGTGGCGGACTCCGACCTGGAAGCCGAGGCCCAGGAAACAGTCAACAAGGCGGCCGCGCCGCTGCGCGCTGCCCTGATTGCCCGGAGCCTGGAAACCGTCGCCGCCGCACCAAGCTTCTCCCACCCCCAATCCTCAGAGCAGGAAGTACCGCAGTGA
- the trpA gene encoding tryptophan synthase subunit alpha: MSTAVDNTSGSGTAALSKSAAAIDRAAADGRAALIGYLPAGYPSVQDTIDAGIALARNGADLIEIGIPYSDPVMDGHVIQAATTEALASGFRVSQVFDVVAGITAATDAAVLVMTYWNPVVRLGVDEFSRRLAEAGGAGLITPDLVPDEASEWMAASDKYGLDRVFLVAPSSTPQRMKSTVAASRGFVYAVSIMGVTGARTSVSTAAKDVVSAARAAGAQRVCVGLGVSNSSHVREIGAYADGVIVGTALVAALRDGGVPAVADLTRELSTGTRKSS; encoded by the coding sequence GTGAGCACTGCAGTCGACAACACCTCCGGCTCGGGCACCGCTGCCCTCAGCAAGTCCGCGGCGGCCATTGACCGCGCCGCCGCCGACGGGCGCGCCGCGCTGATCGGCTATCTGCCCGCGGGCTACCCCAGCGTGCAGGACACCATCGACGCAGGAATTGCCCTGGCCCGCAACGGGGCTGACCTGATCGAAATCGGCATTCCGTACTCCGACCCGGTCATGGACGGCCACGTCATCCAGGCCGCCACCACCGAAGCGCTGGCCTCCGGCTTCCGTGTCAGCCAGGTGTTCGACGTCGTCGCCGGCATCACCGCAGCCACGGACGCCGCCGTGCTGGTCATGACGTACTGGAACCCCGTGGTCCGCCTCGGTGTGGACGAATTCTCCCGCCGGCTGGCCGAAGCCGGGGGAGCGGGGCTGATTACCCCTGACCTGGTCCCCGACGAGGCCTCCGAATGGATGGCAGCCTCGGACAAGTACGGGCTGGACCGGGTCTTCCTGGTGGCGCCGTCGTCTACTCCCCAACGCATGAAAAGCACCGTTGCGGCCAGCCGCGGCTTCGTCTACGCCGTATCCATCATGGGTGTCACCGGCGCGCGCACTTCAGTCAGCACGGCCGCCAAAGACGTGGTGTCCGCCGCCCGTGCCGCCGGCGCACAGCGCGTCTGCGTGGGCCTGGGCGTCTCCAACTCCAGCCACGTCCGCGAAATCGGAGCCTATGCCGACGGCGTGATCGTGGGCACCGCACTGGTGGCCGCACTGCGCGACGGCGGTGTCCCCGCCGTGGCGGACCTGACCCGCGAACTCAGCACCGGAACCCGAAAGAGCAGCTAA
- a CDS encoding TIGR03085 family metal-binding protein, producing MRYVQPSREVLAETLLAAGPQAPTLCEGWLTKDLAAHLYLREHKPAAALGFFLKPFAKKTDKAMEEMAARASTTEGYAKLVRAFRAGPPRLSPMHLKAVDNSANLVEYFIHTEDVRRAGDRWAPRALDPDYSDALWADLIKRAALLYRGVDLGIVLVRPDGPRHVAKRAPVSVAIIGEPCELLMHAHGRTKQALVMFEGQPDAVALLESADIGI from the coding sequence ATGCGATACGTACAACCTTCCCGTGAAGTCCTGGCCGAAACGTTGCTTGCGGCCGGTCCTCAAGCGCCCACTTTGTGCGAAGGCTGGCTGACCAAGGACTTGGCCGCCCACCTGTATCTGCGCGAGCACAAGCCCGCCGCCGCGCTGGGGTTTTTCCTGAAGCCCTTTGCCAAGAAAACGGACAAGGCCATGGAGGAAATGGCTGCCAGGGCTTCCACCACCGAGGGGTACGCCAAGCTGGTCCGCGCCTTCCGCGCCGGTCCTCCGCGCCTGTCCCCCATGCATCTGAAGGCCGTGGACAACAGCGCCAATCTCGTGGAGTACTTCATCCACACCGAAGACGTGCGCCGCGCCGGAGACCGCTGGGCTCCGCGGGCATTGGACCCCGACTATTCCGATGCCCTGTGGGCGGACCTGATCAAGCGTGCGGCCCTGCTGTACCGCGGAGTGGACCTCGGCATTGTCCTGGTGCGTCCGGACGGTCCCCGGCACGTCGCCAAGCGCGCTCCCGTGTCCGTGGCCATCATCGGCGAGCCCTGCGAGCTGCTCATGCACGCCCATGGCCGCACCAAGCAGGCACTCGTGATGTTCGAGGGCCAGCCGGACGCCGTCGCGCTTCTGGAAAGCGCCGATATCGGGATCTAG
- the trpC gene encoding indole-3-glycerol phosphate synthase TrpC, producing the protein MSVLDDIIAGVAEDLDARRQAVPLEQMRERAHAAAPALDAFAALGGNDNPRGELRVIAEVKRSSPSKGALAEITDPAALAASYEDGGAAVISVLTEQRRFGGSLADFDAVRAAVRIPLLRKDFTVDEYQIWEARAHGADLVLLIVAALDDAQLKDFLALTHELGMNALVETHTAQEVERAVAVGARIVGVNVRNLKTLDVDRTVFAPLAGSIPAAALVIAESGVRDTADVEQYAADGANAVLVGEALVRHDDPAATIADFAQAGRRAIAARQIHGKG; encoded by the coding sequence ATGAGCGTCCTGGACGACATCATTGCCGGCGTCGCCGAGGACCTCGACGCACGCCGGCAAGCCGTTCCGCTGGAACAGATGCGGGAGCGTGCCCATGCGGCTGCTCCCGCACTGGACGCCTTTGCTGCCCTGGGCGGCAATGACAACCCCCGCGGCGAACTCCGGGTTATCGCCGAGGTTAAGCGCAGCAGCCCCTCCAAGGGTGCCCTCGCCGAGATTACCGATCCGGCCGCCCTGGCGGCCAGTTACGAAGACGGCGGCGCAGCGGTCATCAGCGTGCTCACGGAACAGCGGCGCTTCGGCGGTTCGCTGGCCGATTTTGACGCCGTCCGTGCCGCAGTGCGGATCCCGCTGCTGCGCAAGGACTTCACCGTTGACGAGTACCAGATCTGGGAAGCCCGTGCCCACGGCGCCGACTTGGTGCTGCTCATCGTGGCAGCCCTTGACGATGCCCAGCTCAAGGATTTCCTGGCGCTCACGCATGAGCTGGGGATGAACGCCCTGGTGGAGACACATACCGCGCAGGAAGTTGAACGCGCCGTCGCCGTCGGTGCCCGAATCGTAGGCGTGAACGTGCGCAACCTGAAAACCCTGGACGTTGACCGTACGGTCTTCGCGCCGCTGGCCGGCAGCATCCCCGCCGCAGCGCTCGTGATCGCCGAATCCGGAGTCCGCGACACCGCCGACGTCGAGCAGTACGCCGCCGACGGCGCCAACGCCGTCCTGGTGGGGGAGGCCCTGGTGCGCCACGATGATCCTGCGGCCACCATCGCCGACTTCGCCCAAGCCGGCCGCAGGGCCATCGCCGCCCGGCAGATCCACGGCAAAGGCTGA
- the trpB gene encoding tryptophan synthase subunit beta: MTGNPDQTGAAQTNAASTAPSTAPAEDAQRAAAGTVTEEVAEAFLNVHGSLRHASGPYFGEYGGRWMPESLIAALDELEDTFEKAKADPEFRAQIADLNKNYSGRPSLLTEAKRFAEHAGGVRIFLKREDLNHTGSHKINNVLGQALLAKRMGKTRLIAETGAGQHGVASATAAALLGLECVVYMGAEDCRRQALNVARMELLGATVIPVSHGSATLKDAINEALRDWVANVDNTHYLLGTAAGAHPFPAMVRYFHEVIGEEARAQMLEQTGRLPDAVCACIGGGSNAIGIFHGFLDDPDVKIYGFEAGGDGVETGRHAATITLGRPGVLHGARSYLMQDEDGQTVESHSISAGLDYPGVGPEHSYLSDIGRVSYEPITDREAMDAFQLLCRTEGIIPAIESAHALAGAIKVGQRLAAEGDPSEKLVLVNLSGRGDKDVATAAEWFNLLDDKSAEAEIGKEGEQL; this comes from the coding sequence ATGACCGGGAATCCGGACCAGACCGGCGCAGCGCAGACCAACGCAGCGTCAACAGCCCCTTCCACTGCCCCCGCTGAGGATGCCCAGCGCGCCGCGGCCGGAACCGTCACGGAAGAGGTGGCTGAAGCGTTCCTGAACGTTCACGGTTCGCTGCGCCACGCCTCCGGACCGTATTTCGGCGAGTACGGCGGACGATGGATGCCGGAATCCCTGATTGCCGCACTGGATGAGCTGGAAGACACCTTCGAGAAGGCCAAGGCCGATCCGGAGTTCCGCGCTCAGATTGCTGACCTGAACAAGAACTACTCCGGCCGTCCGTCCCTGCTCACCGAAGCCAAGCGCTTCGCCGAGCACGCCGGCGGCGTCCGGATCTTCCTCAAGCGCGAAGACCTGAACCACACCGGTTCCCACAAGATCAACAACGTCCTGGGCCAGGCCCTGCTGGCCAAGCGGATGGGCAAGACCCGCCTCATCGCCGAAACCGGAGCCGGCCAGCACGGTGTGGCCAGCGCGACCGCGGCCGCCCTGCTGGGCCTGGAGTGCGTGGTGTACATGGGCGCCGAGGACTGCCGCCGCCAGGCCCTGAACGTGGCCCGGATGGAACTGCTCGGCGCCACTGTGATCCCGGTGAGCCACGGCTCGGCCACCCTGAAGGACGCCATCAACGAAGCGCTGCGTGACTGGGTCGCCAACGTGGACAACACCCACTACCTGCTGGGCACCGCCGCCGGAGCGCACCCGTTCCCGGCCATGGTCCGCTACTTCCACGAAGTCATCGGTGAAGAAGCCCGTGCTCAAATGCTGGAACAAACCGGCCGGCTGCCCGACGCCGTGTGCGCCTGCATTGGGGGCGGCTCCAACGCCATCGGCATTTTCCACGGCTTCCTGGATGACCCCGACGTAAAGATCTACGGGTTTGAGGCCGGCGGCGACGGCGTGGAAACCGGCCGCCACGCCGCCACCATTACCCTGGGCCGCCCGGGCGTGCTGCATGGCGCCCGCTCCTACCTGATGCAGGACGAAGACGGCCAGACCGTGGAGTCCCACTCGATCTCCGCCGGCCTGGACTACCCCGGCGTGGGACCGGAACACTCCTACCTCTCCGACATTGGCCGGGTTTCCTACGAGCCCATCACCGACAGAGAAGCAATGGATGCCTTCCAGCTGCTCTGCCGCACCGAAGGCATCATTCCGGCGATTGAGTCCGCACACGCGCTGGCCGGCGCCATCAAGGTGGGCCAGCGGCTGGCCGCCGAAGGCGATCCGTCGGAAAAGCTTGTGCTCGTAAACCTCTCCGGCCGCGGTGACAAGGACGTGGCCACCGCCGCTGAATGGTTCAACCTGCTGGATGACAAATCGGCCGAAGCTGAAATCGGCAAAGAAGGGGAACAGCTGTGA
- a CDS encoding Trp biosynthesis-associated membrane protein gives MSTSTKRWQRKGTVIMAAVLFGIAAFATTTRTWLNVQLPATAVQTPDLAVSGSDAATAVTAFAVVAITAGLAASIAGSVARWIVSVILVVSGIGVAAASWTVISDPAQGAAGAIGQAIGVSGAAGTVVTLTGMPWAALVSGVLIALTGVWLAIASRSWKSSRRYAPVPAAGTTTDPADSASTVTDPASPDAGNSDEGPEPVDEIDSWDRLTRGDDPTNYR, from the coding sequence GTGAGCACATCCACCAAACGGTGGCAGCGCAAGGGAACCGTCATCATGGCGGCGGTGCTCTTTGGCATCGCAGCCTTTGCCACCACCACGCGCACATGGCTGAACGTCCAGCTGCCCGCGACGGCCGTCCAGACCCCGGACCTGGCCGTTTCAGGATCCGATGCCGCCACCGCGGTGACGGCCTTCGCCGTCGTCGCCATTACGGCAGGCCTGGCAGCCTCGATTGCCGGGTCCGTGGCCCGCTGGATCGTCAGCGTGATCCTGGTGGTCTCGGGTATCGGTGTGGCTGCCGCCAGCTGGACCGTCATCAGCGATCCCGCCCAGGGCGCCGCCGGAGCCATCGGACAGGCGATCGGTGTCAGCGGAGCAGCCGGCACCGTGGTTACGCTCACGGGCATGCCGTGGGCGGCATTGGTATCAGGTGTCCTGATCGCGCTCACCGGCGTCTGGCTGGCTATCGCCAGCCGCAGCTGGAAGTCCTCGCGCCGTTACGCACCGGTACCTGCTGCCGGCACGACGACGGACCCCGCCGACTCCGCAAGCACGGTGACGGACCCCGCTTCGCCCGACGCCGGAAACAGTGACGAGGGCCCGGAGCCGGTTGATGAAATCGACAGCTGGGACCGGCTGACGCGCGGGGATGACCCCACGAACTACCGCTGA
- a CDS encoding HGxxPAAW family protein encodes MSSNATRSNVDAKPENEAERHASIHDETIGHGNTPAAWTCVLIMIVGAGISSVGFIIASVLWFCIGLGVIALGLVVGFIMKKAGYGVGGSKLSNSGH; translated from the coding sequence ATGAGCTCAAACGCCACCCGCAGCAACGTTGACGCCAAGCCCGAAAATGAAGCCGAGCGCCACGCCAGCATCCACGATGAAACCATCGGCCACGGCAACACCCCCGCAGCCTGGACCTGTGTCCTGATCATGATCGTCGGCGCCGGAATCTCCAGCGTTGGCTTCATCATTGCCAGCGTGCTGTGGTTCTGCATCGGCCTGGGCGTCATCGCGCTCGGCCTGGTGGTTGGCTTCATCATGAAGAAGGCCGGCTACGGCGTGGGCGGCTCGAAGCTCTCCAACAGCGGCCACTAA